In the genome of Streptomyces aquilus, the window TCTTCGACGGCACCGTCTTCCCCCGGGCCGCCGCACGACCCCGAGGAGGTCACCGATGACTCCGCCCCTCGGCGACATCGCGCACATCGGCCACGCCCAGCTGTTCACCCCCGACCTGGACGCCAGTGTCGCCTTCTTCACCGACTACCTGGGCCTCACGGTCAACGGCCAGGACGGCGACACCGTCTACTTGCGGACCTTCGACGACTACGAGCACCACAGCCTCGTCCTCACCGCCCGCGAGCGGCCCGGCCTCGGGCGCCTCGCCCTGCGCACCTCCAGCGAGGAGGCCCTCCACCGCCGTATCAAGGCCAACGAGGAGGCGGGCGGCACCGGGAAGTGGGCCGAGGACGAACCCGGCCTCGGAAAGCTCTACGTCACCACCGACCCGGACGGCCACGAGCACGCCCTCTACTGGGAGAGCGAGCACTACCGGGCGCCGGACGAGTTCAGGCCCGCGCTGAAGAACCAGCCCCAGGCCAAACCCAACCGAGGCGTGGGCGTACGGCGGCTCGACCACGTCAACTTCCTCGCCGCCGACGTCCTCGCCAACGCCGAGTTCCAGCAGAACGTCCTCGGCGCCCGGCCGACGGAGCAGATCCAGCTGGACAGCGGGAAGATCGCGGCACGCTGGCTGACGTACACGAACAAGTCGTACGACGTCGTCCACACCTCGGACCGGACCGGGAGCGCCGGGCGACTGCACCACATCGCCTTCGCGACCGACACCCGCGAGGACATCCTGCGGGCGGCCGATCTCGCCATCGACAGCGGGGTGTTCATCGAAACGGGCCCGCACAAGCACGCCATCCAGCAGACGTTCTTCCTCTACGTCTACGAGCCGGGCGGCAACCGGATCGAGCTGTGCAACCCGCTCACCCGGCTGGTGCTCGCGCCCGACTGGCCGCTGATCACCTGGACCGAGGCGGAGCGCGAGAAGGGGCAGGCCTGGGGCCTGAAGACCATCGAGTCGTTCCACACGCACGGGACCCCGCCGGTCGCCTGACCAGGGCCGTTCGCGCGCCCGCTGGACGTGCGAACGGCGACGGGGGCCCGAGCGGTCAGGCGCCCGGGTGCTTGCGTACGCCGTCCAGCGCGATGCCCAGCACCCGGTCCCGCTGCGCCTCGTCCTCGAAAGCCGTCGCCATGATCCCCGAGACCATCCGCAGCAGATCCCCGAACTCCATGTCCCGCCGCACCTCACCCGCCTCCTGGGCCCGCGTGAACAACGGACCGCCCGCGGCGAACATCGACTCCCGGCACGCGGCGAACACCTCCGACTCCCCGTCGAGAGCCTCCCGCACCGCCCGCTTGGTCACCATGTACCCCGCGAACCGGTCGAGCCAGACCGTCAGCGCCTCCCACGGCTCCCGGTCCGCCACCTCCACCGCCAGCCGGCACAAGGCGTTGACCTCGTCCGCGTACACCGTCTCGAAGAGATGCCGCCGGGTCGGGAAGTTCCGGTACAGCGTGCCGATGCCGACACCCGCGCGGCGCGCGATGTCCTCCAGGGCCGCCTCGGCGCCGTGCTCGGCGAACGCCTCCCGCGCCGCGGCCAGCAGGGCGTCGTAGTTGCGGGCGGCGTCTTTCCGGGTGGGGCGGCGCGCCGCGACGAGCTCGGTGACGGGGAAGGACTGGGTGGTCACGGGCGCCTCCCGGAGGTGAAGCGGAGGTGTACCTCCGATACGGGTTGAAGCGGAGGTGGGCCTCCGGTAGAGTGGAGGCGTACCTCCACTTTAGCAGTCGAGGTGCCTCCTTCATCCTTTCCGCGACCGCTCCCAAGAGGCTCCGGCCGCACCTCGTGCTCGGAGAGGCTTCTCCATGCCCCGCAATTCCACCCGTCTCACCTTCGCGGTCCTCGCGACCGGTGCCGGCGTGTTCGCCATGCTCCAGTCGCTGATCGCGCCGGCCCTGCCGACCGTCCAGCACGCCCTGCACACCTCGCAGTCCACCGTGACCTGGGTGATGACGGCGTACCTGCTGTCCGCGTCGATCTTCACCCCGATCCTCGGCCGCGTCGGCGACCTGATCGGCAAGAAGCGCACCCTCGTCGCCGTCCTGGTGACGGTGGCGGTCGGCTGTCTGCTGGCCGCGCTGGCGCCCAGCATCGGCGTCCTGATCGTCGCCCGGGTCGTCCAGGGCGTCGGCGGCGCCCTGTTCCCGCTGTCCTTCGGCATCATCAGGGACGAGTTCGCCGCGTCCGAGGTGAGCAGGAGCATCAGCAACCTGTCCGCCGTGATCGCCGCCGGTGGTGGCGTCGGCATCGTCGCCGCCGGACCGATCGTCTCCGCGCTCGACTACCGCTGGCTGTTCTGGATCCCGGTCGCCGTCGTCGCGGTCGCCACACTCATCGCCGTACGGTATGTGCCCGAGTCGCCCAACCGGGCCGAGGGCAGCGTCAACTGGCTCGGTGCCGGGCTGCTGTCGGCGTGGCTGGTGGCGCTGCTGCTGCCGCTCAGCCAGGCCGCCGTCTGGGGATGGGGATCGGCCCGTGTACTCGGCCTGTTCGCCCTGGCCGTCGTCCTGTTCGCGCTGTGGCTGTACTCCGAGGCCCGCTCCCGTACCCCGCTGATCGACCTGCGGGTGATGCGGCTGCCCGCCGTGTGGACCACGAACACCGTGGCGCTGCTGTTCGGCGCGGGCATGTACGCGCTGTGGTCCTTCCTGCCGGGCTTCGTCCAGACGCCGACGACGGCCGGGTACGGCTTCGGCGCGAGCGTCACCGCGGCCGGGCTCCTGATGCTGCCGATGCTGGTGGCGATGTTCCTCTCCGGTGTGCTCGGCGGCCGCCTTGAGCCGGTGTTCGGGGCGAAGACGCTGCTGGTGACGGGCGCCGCGCTCGGTGCGGCGGCCGTCGGTCTGCTCGCCCTGTGGCACGACGAGCAGTGGCAGGTCGCTCTCGTCTCCGGCCTGTTCGGCCTCGGGATCGGGCTCGCCTTCGCCTCCATGGCCAACCTGATCGTGGGCAGCGTCCCGGCCGACCAGACGGGCGCCGCGACCGGCATGAACGCCAACATCCGCACCATCGGCGGCTCCATCGGCGCCGCCGTCACCAGCGTCCTGGTGACCGGACACCTCCAGCCGTCCGGTCTGCCGTACGAGTCCGGATACACCCACGGCTTCACGCTGCTGGCGCTGCTGTTGCTCGCGGCGTCCCTGGCCGCGCTGCTCGTCCCCGTCCGGCGGGCCGTACGGCAGGTCATCGTGGACACCCCGGCCCCCCGGGAGACCGCCGCCACCCGGGGCTGACGTCCCGCCAGTCGGACCGGCCGCGCGCGTAAGGTAGGGTTTACCTGCGCGTTCACACGGAACACCCGTGGCGATCGCGGCCGGGACGTGGCGCAGCTTGGTAGCGCACTTGACTGGGGGTCAAGGGGTCGCAGGTTCAAATCCTGTCGTCCCGACGGCAGACGAGGGGCCCCGCGGGCGAAAGCTCGCGGGGCCCCTTTCTTTGTTGCTCTCAGGCGTTCCCTTGCCGCACTCAGGCGTTCGGGTCGAAGGGGATGCCGGACGGCTTGGACGCGGCGAGGGCGTACTGGAAGTCGCCGTCGTCGATCTTGAGGGTGGCCGAGCCGAAGTCCGCGCTCAGGAGCTTGTCGCGGTAGCCGGCCGGGTAGCCGTTCCAGCCGACGAGGCGGGGGAAGAACCAGCCGCCCGTGACGTTCTCCGGCGGCTCGTCATTGCCGGTCGCGAAGCGGAAGCAGTGGGTGGAGACACCGTCCTTGTGGTAGACGATCTTCGGGTGCGTGCCGTCGAAGCGGACCGACGAGCGCGCGGCCACCTGGTAGCCGCTGTGCTGGGACACGGACACGTACTGGACCTGGTCGCCGCTGATCCACACCACGACGTGTTCCCAGTCGTGCCGGTGCCCGATGGCCGCCGGGCCGAGGGTGGCCTGGTCCTTCTCGAAGTAGCTGGCGTACATCACTGCGCACCAGCCGTTGTCGCACTTCGCGCGCGAGTAGGTGTTGGCGTTGGCGAGCTGGGCGTAGTCGTGGCAGTGGCCGTTGACGTCGCCGCCGAGCTTCAGACCGGGGTTGAGGGTGCCGTCGGCGCCGATCGCGGCGGTCGCGTAGCAGCCGTCGCCGTCGTAGTCGTAGGCCGGGGAGAAGGTCTGCTCCAGGCCGTCGGCGTTCTGCGGGAGCAGGGTGAGGACGTTCGCGTGGGCGGACGTGGGGACGGTCACGACGAGGGCCAGGGCGGCGAGGAGTGCCGAGGCGAGCGGTCTCGACTTGGGCATGACGAGGGCTCCTTGTCAGCAGTAGAGGTTGCCGCCCGGCGCGACGCCGAGGATCGAGGTGAACCGGTTGTAGGCGTCGACGCGGCTCTGCACCTGCGCCGGGTTCCTGCCGTCGCACTCCAGGGAGCCGTTGATGGAGCGGATGGTCTGGCCGAAGCCGGCCTGGTTGACCATGGCGTTGTGCGGGGTCATGGTGCCGGGGCCGGACTGGGTGTTCCAGTACCACAGGCCGGTCTTCCAGGCCACGGACGCGTCGTTCTGCACCAGCCAGGGGTTGTTGAGCAGGTCAAGGCCCAACGCGTCCCCGGCCGCCTTGTAGTTGAAGTTCCAGCTGAGCTGGATGGGGCCGCGACCGTAGTAGGCGGCCTGGCCGGCCGGGCAGCCGTACGACTGGCTCCAGTCGCAGTAGTGGGGGTAGTTGGCGGTGTTCTGCTCGACGACGTACACCAGGCCGCCGGTCTCGTGGTTGACGTTGGCGAGGAAGGCGGCGGCCTCCTGCTTCTTCACGGTGTCGCTGCCGGTGTTCGCGAAGCCCGGGTACGAGCTCAGCGCCGCGACCAGCCCGCTGTAGCTGTAGAACGCATTCCGGTTCGGGAACATCTGGTTGAACTGTGCCTCGGACACCACGAACCCGGACGGGGTGCCGCCCCCGCCGCTCGCGGGCGCGTTCCACTTCTGGTTGGCCGTGCCGGCGCAGGTCCAGATCTGCAGCCGGGTGCCGTTGGCGCTGTTGTTGTCGCGGACGTCCAGGCACTTGTTCGCGGCCGGGTTGACGATGTCGCGGGCCGCGCTCACCACCCACTGCTGGTTGGCGCCACCGTTGCAGTCCCACAGCTGGACGGCGGCCCCGTCGGCGGTGCTGCGGTCGACGACGTCCAGACACTTGCCGAGCGCCCGGAGCGTGCCGTCACCGGAGTTGGACCAGAGCTGGGCGCCGGTGCCGTTGCAGTCGTAGAGCTGTACGGCGGTGCCGTTCGCGGCGTTCGCGCCCGCCACGTCGACGCACTTGCCGGCGAGCCCGGATATCGAGCCGCTGGCGGCGTGCGCCGGGGTCACGGTCAGCAGTGCGGTGAGGACGGCGAACAGCGCGGCGAGGACCGGGAGTCGGGCCGCGCGAAGGGAGAAGGGCATGGTGGGGACGCTCCTGAGGGGGGTGTCGGGGGGTGAGCGGGCGTCACACGGGTGTTGCTGACCCGGAACCTAAAGGTCTGGACCAATTCCGTCAAGGGGTGAAGTAAGCCTTGAGGGAAGGGAGTTGCCGACGGGTCGCCGCCCCGTTGCCGACCGTTTGCCGACCCGGCCCGGGCGGGCTCGCCGCGCACGCTGTCGCCGGCCTGCCTCGGCCCGGCCCCCTACGCCCGCGCCCAGGCGGCCGGCCGCGACGAGCTCATCCTCGTACCGACCGGATCGGGGCCGGACCGGATCGACCTGTCGGCCGAAGGCGTCGCCTGAGCCGTCACCCGAGCTGTCCCGGAGTCAGAGGAGCACGGCCATCCGGACGGTCACGTCGTCGTCGGTCGTCAGGCTCCGGGGCCTGCGCACGGCTGCCTTGAGCGGCAGCAGATAGCGGCCGTCCTTGGGGAAGAGCGAGGTGGTGAAGGCGGCCTCGCCGATGCTCGCCTCGACCGGGATCACCCCCCAGCCGTACGAGGCCGCCGTCGCCACCTCGCGGATGTCGGCGGACTCCTCGTCCGGCACA includes:
- a CDS encoding TetR/AcrR family transcriptional regulator produces the protein MTTQSFPVTELVAARRPTRKDAARNYDALLAAAREAFAEHGAEAALEDIARRAGVGIGTLYRNFPTRRHLFETVYADEVNALCRLAVEVADREPWEALTVWLDRFAGYMVTKRAVREALDGESEVFAACRESMFAAGGPLFTRAQEAGEVRRDMEFGDLLRMVSGIMATAFEDEAQRDRVLGIALDGVRKHPGA
- a CDS encoding chitinase, whose amino-acid sequence is MPFSLRAARLPVLAALFAVLTALLTVTPAHAASGSISGLAGKCVDVAGANAANGTAVQLYDCNGTGAQLWSNSGDGTLRALGKCLDVVDRSTADGAAVQLWDCNGGANQQWVVSAARDIVNPAANKCLDVRDNNSANGTRLQIWTCAGTANQKWNAPASGGGGTPSGFVVSEAQFNQMFPNRNAFYSYSGLVAALSSYPGFANTGSDTVKKQEAAAFLANVNHETGGLVYVVEQNTANYPHYCDWSQSYGCPAGQAAYYGRGPIQLSWNFNYKAAGDALGLDLLNNPWLVQNDASVAWKTGLWYWNTQSGPGTMTPHNAMVNQAGFGQTIRSINGSLECDGRNPAQVQSRVDAYNRFTSILGVAPGGNLYC
- a CDS encoding DUF1905 domain-containing protein, coding for MELVFTGRVIEWHGPAPYYFVPVPDEESADIREVATAASYGWGVIPVEASIGEAAFTTSLFPKDGRYLLPLKAAVRRPRSLTTDDDVTVRMAVLL
- a CDS encoding VOC family protein, which encodes MTPPLGDIAHIGHAQLFTPDLDASVAFFTDYLGLTVNGQDGDTVYLRTFDDYEHHSLVLTARERPGLGRLALRTSSEEALHRRIKANEEAGGTGKWAEDEPGLGKLYVTTDPDGHEHALYWESEHYRAPDEFRPALKNQPQAKPNRGVGVRRLDHVNFLAADVLANAEFQQNVLGARPTEQIQLDSGKIAARWLTYTNKSYDVVHTSDRTGSAGRLHHIAFATDTREDILRAADLAIDSGVFIETGPHKHAIQQTFFLYVYEPGGNRIELCNPLTRLVLAPDWPLITWTEAEREKGQAWGLKTIESFHTHGTPPVA
- a CDS encoding NPP1 family protein → MPKSRPLASALLAALALVVTVPTSAHANVLTLLPQNADGLEQTFSPAYDYDGDGCYATAAIGADGTLNPGLKLGGDVNGHCHDYAQLANANTYSRAKCDNGWCAVMYASYFEKDQATLGPAAIGHRHDWEHVVVWISGDQVQYVSVSQHSGYQVAARSSVRFDGTHPKIVYHKDGVSTHCFRFATGNDEPPENVTGGWFFPRLVGWNGYPAGYRDKLLSADFGSATLKIDDGDFQYALAASKPSGIPFDPNA
- a CDS encoding MFS transporter; the protein is MPRNSTRLTFAVLATGAGVFAMLQSLIAPALPTVQHALHTSQSTVTWVMTAYLLSASIFTPILGRVGDLIGKKRTLVAVLVTVAVGCLLAALAPSIGVLIVARVVQGVGGALFPLSFGIIRDEFAASEVSRSISNLSAVIAAGGGVGIVAAGPIVSALDYRWLFWIPVAVVAVATLIAVRYVPESPNRAEGSVNWLGAGLLSAWLVALLLPLSQAAVWGWGSARVLGLFALAVVLFALWLYSEARSRTPLIDLRVMRLPAVWTTNTVALLFGAGMYALWSFLPGFVQTPTTAGYGFGASVTAAGLLMLPMLVAMFLSGVLGGRLEPVFGAKTLLVTGAALGAAAVGLLALWHDEQWQVALVSGLFGLGIGLAFASMANLIVGSVPADQTGAATGMNANIRTIGGSIGAAVTSVLVTGHLQPSGLPYESGYTHGFTLLALLLLAASLAALLVPVRRAVRQVIVDTPAPRETAATRG